In Rattus norvegicus strain BN/NHsdMcwi chromosome 1, GRCr8, whole genome shotgun sequence, a genomic segment contains:
- the Or5an9 gene encoding olfactory receptor Olr329, with protein MVIGGGNITKITQFILLGFSDFPRITVLLFVIFLMIYIMTMTWNLSLIALIRMDSHLHTPMYFFLSNLSFIDLCFVTSTAPKMLSNFFQEKQTISFVDCIVQYFILSTMGLTECCLMTAMAYDRYAAICNPLLYSSVMSPTLCAQMVMGSYTAGLTGSLSQVCALLQLHFCGPNVIRHFFCDISQLLNLSCSDAFFIQVLLAILTMCFGIANAFATMLSYGFIVLSILKITSAKGRSKAFNTCASHLTAVSLFYSTGIFVYLRSSSGGSSSFDRFTSVFYTVVIPMLNPLICSLRNREIKDAMKRLQKKKICT; from the coding sequence ATGGTGATTGGGGGAGGAAATATTACCAAGATCACCCAGTTCATCCTCCTAGGATTCTCAGATTTCCCCAGAATCACAGTACTGCTTTTTGTCATATTTTTGATGATCTACATTATGACTATGACCTGGAACTTGTCTCTTATTGCTTTAATAAGAATGGATTCCCACCTTCACAcacccatgtatttcttccttagtAACCTATCCTTTATAGACCTTTGCTTTGTTACTTCCACAGCCCCCAAAATGCTTTCCAACTTCTTCCAGGAAAAGCAAACTATCAGCTTTGTGGACTGTATAGTTCAGTACTTTATCCTTTCCACTATGGGGTTGACTGAATGTTGCCTCATGACAGCCATGGCCTATGACAGGTATGCTGCCATTTGTAACCCTCTTCTCTACTCATCAGTCATGTCACCCACACTATGTGCTCAGATGGTGATGGGAAGCTACACAGCAGGACTCACAGGTTCTTTATCTCAGGTGTGTGCCTTGCTGCAGCTCCATTTCTGTGGACCTAATGTCATCCGGCATTTTTTCTGTGACATATCCCAGTTGTTAAATCTATCCTGTAGTGATGCGTTTTTTATACAAGTCCTTCTTGCTATATTAACAATGTGTTTTGGAATAGCAAATGCCTTTGCTACCATGCTGTCTTATGGTTTTATCGTCCTGTCCATCTTAAAGATCACTTCAGCTAAAGGCAGGTCCAAGGCCTTCAACACCTGTGCTTCTCACCTGACAgctgtttctctcttctataGTACTGGCATCTTTGTCTATTTGCGATCCAGCTCTGGCGGTTCCTCCAGCTTTGACAGATTTACATCTGTCTTTTACACTGTGGTGATTCCTATGTTGAACCCTTTAATATGTAGTCTGAGGAACAGAGAAATCAAAGATGCCATGAAGAGgttgcagaaaaagaaaatctgcacCTAA